In one Coccinella septempunctata chromosome 6, icCocSept1.1, whole genome shotgun sequence genomic region, the following are encoded:
- the LOC123316021 gene encoding uncharacterized protein LOC123316021: protein MKPSILLLFFICYVSSAKLDVASTNNVNCENSKVTNAEFPLPARNSEAFGLHILCLLKENDIISRDGKIQKEVVRVKAVNFIGVGSEDVEKAVECSIQKDNEKDTAIYFFDCVNPLVEKNGPSKTSASTLPRH from the exons ATGAAGCCGTCGATTTTGTTGCTGTTTTTCATCTGCTAT GTAAGCAGCGCAAAGCTAGACGTTGCAAGCACAAATAAtgtaaattgtgaaaatagTAAAGTAACCAATGCAGAGTTCCCATTGCCAGCAAGAAACAGCGAAGCTTTCGGCCTACACATACTTTGTTTACTCAAAGAGAATGACATCATTTCTAGGGATGGAAAAATCCAGAAGGAAGTGGTTAGGGTCAAGGCTGTCAACTTTATTGGCGTAGGGTCAGAAGATGTTGAGAAAGCTGTAGAGTGTTCCATTCAGAAGGACAATGAAAAAGATACTGCCATTTATTTCTTTGATTGTGTAAATCCACTGGTGGAAAAGAATGGTCCTTCTAAAACTTCAGCCTCAACACTCCCGAGGCATTAG
- the LOC123315817 gene encoding uncharacterized protein LOC123315817: protein MKSILLSISFLVVICNVSSLKLGVEGKNIENCENGNVTNAKLPLPAKNSEGFALYMLCLLKENDIISRDGKIQKEVVRDKAVNGIGVGSEDVEKAVECAVQKDDEKDTAISFFNCVDPLVKKNKPSKTSTSTPPRD from the exons ATGAAGTCGATCTTGTTATCAATTTCCTTCCTGGTGGTCATCTGCAAT GTAAGCAGCTTGAAGCTAGGAGTCGAAggcaaaaatattgaaaattgcgaaAACGGCAACGTAACCAATGCGAAGCTTCCATTGCCAGCAAAGAACAGCGAAGGTTTCGCCCTGTACATGCTTTGTTTACTCAAAGAGAATGACATCATCTCAAGGGATGGAAAAATCCAGAAGGAAGTCGTTAGGGACAAAGCTGTCAACGGTATTGGCGTAGGCTCAGAAGATGTTGAGAAAGCAGTAGAGTGTGCAGTTCAGAAGGACGATGAAAAAGACACTGccatttctttctttaattGTGTAGATCCActggtgaaaaaaaataaaccTTCTAAAACTTCAACCTCAACACCCCCTAGGGATTAG
- the LOC123315646 gene encoding uncharacterized protein LOC123315646 — translation MKSILSSILCLVLICYANSAALDSTGANNDCDNHRVNNIRLRLTPIDSDKAHPGDPIKFFSEDYGQHILCLFKEKDIISVDGKIQKDVVRNKAISDLRVGAEDVGKAEDCAIQKDGQKETAIAFYNCVAPLVSKHNPSKTLASVLASQN, via the exons ATGAAGTCGATTCTTTCCTCAATTTTATGCCTCGTTTTAATCTGCTAT GCAAACAGTGCCGCGTTGGACTCCACAGGAGCAAATAATGATTGTGATAACCACAGGGTAAACAACATCAGACTCCGATTGACTCCAATCGACAGTGACAAAGCACATCCTGGTGATCCAATCAAATTTTTCTCTGAAGATTATGGCCAGCATATCCTTTGTTTATTCAAAGAGAAAGACATCATTTCAGTGGATGGAAAAATCCAAAAGGACGTCGTTAGGAACAAAGCCATCAGTGATCTTAGAGTAGGGGCAGAAGACGTAGGAAAAGCTGAAGACTGTGCTATACAGAAGGATGGTCAGAAAGAGACTGCCATTGCTTTCTATAATTGTGTAGCTCCTCTAGTGAGCAAGCATAATCCTTCCAAAACTTTAGCTTCGGTATTGGCAAGTCAGAATTGA